Within the Vagococcus carniphilus genome, the region GTAATGAGTAAGATAATCATTAAAGGATTTTCCAGTATATTTTTTCATTTGTTTACTCAAATAGGAGCTATCTACAAATAATTGATTTGAAACATTGGTTAAATTCAAATCTTTATTAGCATAATGCTCTTTAATAATATTGATAACAGAAACGCATAGAGGAGAAACTAAAGGAAGCTCTTCATTTTTAGAAATTCTTTTTTCAGAGGTTAGCTCTTCTTCAATTTTATGAAGTAGATGTTTAACGTCTGAAGGAGCAAGTGGTTTCAGTAGATAATCAAAGACTTTTAAATGAATAGCTTGTCTAGCATAATTGAAGTCATTGTAACCACTAATAACAACAATCAAAGACTCCGGATAGATAACTTTAATTTTTTTAATTAAATCTAAACCGTTCATATCAGGTAAATTAATATCAACAAAAAAAACATCAATCTTTTCCTTCTCATCTATGAGAGTCAATACGTCTTTTGCAGTAGCAGCAATAAATATAGAAGTAAATAAAGTCGTGTTTTTTTCAATTACTTTTTTGAAACCTTTACTAAAAATCGGTTCATCATCAATAATGAGTAGATTCATTTTGAAACTCTCCTTTTGGCAATATTATTTGAACAACACATTCTTCATTTTCAACAAAGAAACGCATGTTGATTTGATTAGAAAAAGCATACATCAATTGCGTATAGACTCCGTATAAACCAAAACCAACTAAGTCTTTTTGGCTATCATCTTTTTCCAAAAATTGAGAAATCTCTAGTATTTTTTCCTCAGAAGGCATGATACCAGTATTTCGTATTTGAATAATAGTTGTATCAGATTCGTCAAAAGCAATTAAACTAATCCTTTGTTTATCAGTTGATAATGGACGAATGCCGTGATAAATAGCATTTTCAACTAACGGTTGAAGAATGAAGTTAGGTAATTTTAAGTCGTTGAGTTCATCCTGATAGTCGACTATTAGTTCAATATTTTTTTCATAGCGAATATTTTGAATAGTTAAGTAACTTTTTAAGTGTTCTGTCTCGTTAAAAAAGGTTGACCAAGTATCGCCATTGTTTAAACCTACTCTGAAGTAAGTACTAAGAGCCTCGATCATTTCTTCCATCTTTTCTAATTCCCCAGTTTGAGCTAACCATTGAACGGCATTTAATGTATTATACAAAAAATGTGGTTTAACTTGTTCTTGGAGTAATCTAACGTTTCGTGCGATACTTTCTTCTTCAAATCGATACAATTCTTGTAACATTTGATTAAACTCATCAGAGAGTTCTCCAATCTCGTCATTTCGCGTAATGGTTGAGCGGATGTTTTGGTCTCCTTTTCCAACGCGTTTCATTGTCTTGTTGAGAGCTTCAATGGGTTTAATAAAAGCATCCAGTTGAAAAAGAAAGAAAATAAAAATGGTTCCAGCTAAAATGAGAAATAGCCAAATCATAATTTTCTGAACATGGATTCCTGTTCTTAATAAGTTCTTTTGTGTTGTTTGATAAACAAGTTGCCACTCGGGTAAAAGAGGCAAACTGCTTTTAAATGATAAGAGTTGATTAGTTGATTGTGCTCTTTCATCATGTTGGTTAACTAAAGTTCCTGTTCCATCATAAATTTCAATCTCTTCAGCCATTTCTTGCATCTTATTAACATTTACAGCGGCTGCAATATAAGCAATGTTATCTGAGGTAACATGTGGTAAACGGTACAGAATAATAATAATATCTTGTTTAGCTTCTTTAGAATGAAGAGCGTTACTAATGGTGTATTCTAAAGAAGTATTTTTTATTTTTTGAAAGTAAGGGCGATCAGTTATTAAAAAAGAGGGTGTAATCCAGGAATAAGAAGTGCCATCTTCTGAGACAAGGCGAATAGATTCGTAAATACCTGACTGCCGATTTTCTAGTGCTTTTGTTTCTTGAAATAATTCATCCTTTGAGAGGTGGTGTCTACTACTATAGTCTGCTAAGGTAGCTACCTCACTAATTCTTTCTGAAAACCAAGCATTGATTTCCCTAGCTTTATTATCAACTGTTTGTTGGGTCATTTGAGAGTTAACAGGTAGTAAAGAACGTGTGATTTCATAATGGATAGCAGTAAAAAGGATAAGGAATAAAAAAATAAAGACTAAACTTAAACTGAGAAAAACTTTTTTCTTAATTGTTTTCATGAATAATCCACCTTTTGATAGTGAAAAAAGTAACAATAGACTGATTTATGCAAAAAGAGACTGATTTGTTTACAGACAAAAGAAATGATTGTTATATAATTCACATTGTAATGAGACTTATTAGTCGTCTCACAAGTATATCATGTATGGGGGAGAAAAAAGATGAAAAAGTTTGCTAGAAGTTTAACGACTATTCTAGCCTTAGGGTTACTTGCTTCATGTGGTGCTAAAAGTAGCACAGGAGATGGAACTTATGAAGGTAAAGGAAATGGGAAACACGGAGACATTAAGGTTGAAGTGACACTAAAGGATAGCAAGATTGATAAAATTAAAGTGAAAGAGCATGGTGAAAACAAAGTATTAGCAGAACCTGTTTATGATGAATTACAAGAAACGATTGTTGCTAAAAATTCACCAGAAGTTGATGTGGTGACAGGCTCTACTGCAACTAGTGAAGGCTATATCGAAGCTGTAGAAGATGCGATTAAAAAAGCTGGTGTAACACTGGTTGCAAGTAAAAATACTGGAAAAAAACAAGAAAAAGAAAAAGAGTTACAAGAATTTGATGTTGTAGTAGTCGGTTCTGGTGGAGCTGGTTTCAGTGCAGCGATTGAAGCTAAAGAAGCCGGAAAATCAGTAGTTATCATAGAGAAGATGCCTGCTGTAGGTGGAAATACGTTAATTTCCGGAGCAGAAATGAATGTACCTAATAACTGGGTACAAAAGAAATTAGGTATCAAAGGGGATTCTCCTGAAAAAATGGCAGAGGATACAATCAAAGGTGGAGATAAATTAGGCGATCCACATATGATTGAAGTGATGACAAAAAATGCTTTGCCAGCTGCTGAATGGTTAAAAGATGATATTAAAGTTGAATTTTTAGATGATCAATTATTCCAATTTGGTGGACATTCTTATAAACGTGCTCTAATACCTAAGGGGCACACTGGTCAAGAAGTTATTACTAAATTTAGAGCAAAAGCTGATGAATTAAAAATCCCAATTAAATTAAACACAACAGCAACAGAATTGATTCAAGATGATAATAAAAAAGTAACAGGTGTCAAAGCTACCAATAAAAAAGACCAAACAATCTCTTATATGGCTAAAGATGGTGTTGTTTTAACAACAGGTGGATTTGGTTCGAATGTTGAAATGCGTAAAAAATATAACAAAAAAATGGATGAAAGTTATATGTCTACTGTAACTGAAGGTTCTACAGGTGACGGTATTGTAATGGCTGAAAAAATTGGAGCGGACTTAACGAATATGGATAGTATTCAAACTTATCCAATTTGTAATCCTAAAACAGGAGTTATCTCTTTATTAGCTGATACTCGTTTTGATGGAGCTATTTTAGTTAATCAAGAAGGTAAACGTTTTGTTGAGGAATTAGAACGTCGTGATGTTATTTCTAACGCTATTTTAGAACAAACAGGCGGCTATACGTATCAATTATGGAATGATAAAATTAACGATATTTCAGGAACGATGGAAGTTCACGAAGCTGAATACAATGAATTATTAAAACAAAAAATGATTGTTAAAGCTGATACATTAGAAGAAGCAGCGAAGTTCTTTGATATTGATGTGAAGAACTTAGAAGAAACGGTTAAAAAAGTAAATCAATATGCCAAAGAGGGTAAAGACAAAGACTTTAATCACCGCGGTAAATTAGTTTCTTTAGATAAGGGTCCATACTATATTGAAAAAGCAGTTCCTTCAGTACATCATACAATGGGTGGATTAGTGATCAACGATAAAACGGAAGTACTAGATAAAGATGGTAAAGCAATTGATGGTCTTTATGCAGCAGGTGAATTAACAGGAGTGATTCACGGAAGTAACCGTCTGGGTGGTAATGCTATTACTGATATTATTGTCTTTGGACGCATTGCAGGACAAGAAGTAGCAAAATAAAATAGATTATTTTATCTTTTAGAAAGAGATTGTGAGTTAAAGTTTTATACTTAGCTCACAGTCTTTTCTTTTTCATCTAAACCCCAAAGAATGATAATAATTTGTTCATATTTTTATCATACTTCGAAGCTATTATATAAGCATACCAACAAAACAAACAACCCTAACAAACTTTTTCATTATATTTACTCCTCCAAAGTAAATAACTCCTTTTTTCTACCAATCGTATGATTGGTATTTTTTTTGTTAGAAGAAAAAGAGTTATTGTTAAAGCAATTATCACTATCATGGTAAAATAATAGTGAGCAATGGGGAAAATAAAGAGTAGAGGAGAATGTCTATGCCAATTAAAAGTGACAATCCTTATATTCCACAACCCGCAGAACCTGTAGATGATATGATCAAGGAAGCTAAAAAAGAATTTGTGATTACGGAATCTTTCCATGACGAATTAGAACAAGAAGGATTGAAAACGAAAAAGCATCGTATTATTTTGCCAGATGAAAAAGAAAATAAATAAAACCCAGTAGTTGAGATTCTTTAAGTCTCAACTATTGGGTTTTTGGATGTTAATCAAAAATCATCAAAGGGGCTTCATTTTCTGATTTTTGTTCTTGCTCCGATTCTAAAATAAAAGGAGATAGAACGAGAATAATTTGCTTATTCAAAGTAATTTTAACTTTATTAATAAAATGAGGCATTGAAAGAATATCAACAGAATCTTCGGTGACATGTAACAATAAAGTTTGAAGGTCACCAAAGGAGTTTTCATTATATAGAATACCCACCATATCATTTTTATTAGTTAAAGCAACAAGTTTTTCAGAAGGTAGTTGAAGGGTCCAACCGTGAATAATTTCTTCTTTAATCATACAAATTCCACCTCTCATGTTTTATTTATAGTAACATAAAAGTGTTTAGATTAATATTTATTAAGAGATGTACCAATCATGAAAGATAGCGTAAAATATTTTGTGTAAATAGAAATTTTAGGTAGATAAAAAGAAAGTCCATTCTGTAAAATTAAAGTTACCACAACCGAAATTTTATAGGAGGACTTTCTCATGACTAATTTTACTACAGAAATTATGGAAACACTAATCAATAAAGGTGATTTGGATGACTTATTCCGTCGTCATCTAGAATTAGCTATCAATACACTGCTACAAGCTGAATTAACGGCTTTTCTTGATTATGAGAAATATGATCGCACTGGTTTTAATTCAGGTAATTCCCGAAATGGGAATTATTCTCGTTCATTTAAAACAGAGTATGGAGAATTAAATTTGGCAATTCCTAGAGATAGAAATGGAGAGTTTTCTCAACAAACGTTGCCTGCTTATAAAAGAAGTAACGACTCTTTAGAAACCACCATTATCCAATTATTTCAAAAAGGAATCACTATGTCTGAAATCTCTGAGTTGATTGAAAAAATGTATGGTCATTACTATACACCACAAACCATTTCCAATATCACTCAAATAGTATCTGAAGATGTTGTTGCTTTTAAAGAAAGGTCCTTAGAATCCCAATACTCAATCATTTTTATGGATGCTACTCACATTCCTTTAAAAAGACAAACTGTCTCAAAAGAAGCTGTATATATTGTCATAGGTATCCGACTGGATGGGACCAAAGAGGTTCTTGGGTTTAGTATTGCTCCAACTGAGTCTTCGTATGTTTGGAAAGAAATACTTCAAGACCTAAAAGACCGTGGTTTAGAAGAGGTTTTATTAGTCGTAACTGATGGTTTAAGCGGCATTGACGATAGTATCCATAGTATTTATCCAAATGCTCAATTTCAACAATGTTGTGTCCATATCTCTAGAAATATTGCTCATAAGGTTCGTGTTAGTGATCGACAAGAAGTCTGTAATGATTTTAAATTGGTTTATCAAGCAGCTTCAAAAGAAGAAGCTATGAATCAAATAAGTTTTATGATAGATAAATGGAAAAAGCAGTATCCACGAGTAGTTAAATTACTCATGAATCCTGCTATATTAACCTTTTATAATTTTCCTCCATCAATCAGAAGAACCATTTATTCAACTAACTTGATTGAAGGTTTTAACAAACAATTAAAGAAATATACAAAAAGAAAAGAACAATTCCCTAATGAAGAATCTCTAGAGAGATTCTTAGTTTCTCAATTCAACAACTATAATCAGAAATTTTTGTGTCGGATTCATAAAGGTTTTAAAGAAATACAAGATACATTAGAATCAATGTTTTAACTTAACCGACAGAATGGTTTTTTCCATTTACACATAATTCTTGACGCAACCTCATGAAAACTCATGTTCTTTTAAGATATAATAAAGGTATTCAAAGTAAAAATAGAATGTTTTTGGGGGAATTATAATGGAATTTTATACGTATCAATATTTTGTCAATCAATCAGGTCAAAGTCATCTGATGAAGTATATTATATTTGTCAGTTTGTTAGCATTATTACTTCTTGTGATTTTAAAAAAATTCCGAAGTCGGGATAAAATGAAGTACCGGGATTTGATTATTTTAGTTTCTTTAGCAATTGTATTCATGGCTGGTATGCAAGTAAATGAGTATGAGGTTGGTAAGAATGATCGAAATAATTCATTTCAAATGGTAAATTTTTTAGATAATATCAGTGAGAACCAAAAAAAAGAACCTAAAGAGTTAGCTGTGAATTCTAAATATGTTAAAGATGAGATGCTAATAAAAATTGATAATACTTACTATCAAATTAATATGAATGCTGATTTGTCTTCTTTTAAATTAGAAGAAACATATTTATTGAATGTGGATCAAGTCAAAATGGTGGAGGAGTAAATATGAAAGAGTATTTAGAAATAGGTATAAAGTTATCAATTGGATTAATTTCTTTAATTTTTCAAATGAACTTATTAGGAAAAAGTAATTTGGCACCAACCTCTAGTTTGGATCAATTACAAAATTTCGTGTTAGGGGGAATTATTGGGGGAATGATTTATAATAGTCAGATTTCTGTTCTTCAATTTTTTCTTGTTCTGATTATTTGGACATTTCTTGTGACATTAATTAAGTACTTAAAGGAAAATGTCAGCTTTGTTAAAAAATTAATTGATGGTCAACCAGTTATATTAATTAAAAATGGAGAAGTCATAGTGGAAAATTGTGCTAAAAAAGGTATATCTGCTAGTGATTTGATGTTCAAATTAAGAGCTTCGAATGTTTATGATACAAGACAAGTTAAACGAGCTATACAAGAACAAAATGGCCAATTAACGATTATTCTGTATGGGGAAGAACTAGTTCGCTATCCTCTCATAACAAATGGATTTGTTGATGAGGATATGTTAGAAACGTTTGAAAAAGATAGAGAGTGGTTAGACAAAGAGTTAGAAAAAAAGAATACAGAATTATCTAATGTTTATCTTGGAGAATATAATAATGGTAATTTGTATTTGAGTTTGTATGAAAAGGCAAAAAAATAGTTTATTCTTAAATATTTTCGTTATAAAATACGAAGGTAAAATAAACGAAAGAAAAATATTTGTTTTATTTCATTTATATGGAAACGTGATAAGGAAGAGGTCTTTTACCTCTTTTTTTTATTCTTATTTTTTATTAAATGTATTTTTTTAAAGGTAAAAAATAATTTAATTTACTTATAATTGAAGTTAGTTTTTAAGATGATATAATTAAGATGTGTTTTCAACACGATTCATCATATGAATATAATTAAAAATTCTAATAAAAAATAAGGAGAGAGATGCATGAAAAAAGTAAAATTAACAACAGTAACATTAGCTTTATTGGCAGGAACGGTAGTAGCACCTGTCGTATCAACTACAGTAAGGGCTGAGGAAGCAAATAAGGTAGCCCAAGTTGATGAAAATAAAAAAGAAGTAGAAGGTGAAAAGACACTTACTAGTGAACAACCAAATACTCAATTAGATCAAAAGAAAGAAGAACCAAAACAAGATACAACAACTCCTAAAGCTGTTGAAAAAACAGAATTAGAAAAAGCCAAAGAAGCGGCAATAGCAGACGCTCAAATGCTATTAGGTATGAATTATATTTCAGAAGAAGAATTTATGAGAATTGATATGGGAGTTGCAAATGCAACAACAGTTGAGGAAGTAAAAGCAGTTGTAAATGGAACAACAAAACCAACAAAACCAACGGATCCAGTAAAACCAGCTGAAAAAACAGAATTAGAAAAAGCCAAAGAAGCAGCAATGGCAGATGCAAAAATGCAATTAGACATGGATTATATTTCATATGAAGAATATATGCGAATCGATATGGCAGTTGCAAATGCAACAACAGTTGAAGCAGTTAATGAGATTATTAAGCCAGCAAAACCAACTGAACCAGTGAAACCAGTTGAAAAAACAGAACTAGAAAAAGCTAAAGAAAAAGCAATGGCAGATGCAAAAATGCAATTAGGTATGGATTATATTTCATATGAAGAGTATCTAAGAATTGATATGGCAATTGCTAATGCGACAACAATCGAAGCAGTTAATGAGATTATGGGTTACAAACCAACAGAACCAACAAAACCAGAAGTAGATAAAGAATTAGAAGCAGCTAAAAATCAAGCTTTCGCAGAATTAAAAGCTATGGTTGATGAAGGTATCGTTGGCTATGAAGACGGTCTTGTGTTAATGGATAAAATTAATGATGCAAAATCAATTGATGAACTAAAATCTCTAGGCTTTTTAAATGAAACAAAACCAGAAATTGATAAAGAATTAGAAGCAGCTAAAGATCAAGCTTTTGCAGAATTGAAAGAATGGTTTAATGAAGGTTTAGTAACTTATGAGGAATCATGGGAATTAACAGGTAAAATTAATGATGCAAAATCAATTGATGAGCTAAAAGCGTTAGGTTTTTTAAATGAAGTAAAACCAGAAATTGATAAAGAATTAGAAGCGGCTAAAGATCGTGCTTTTGCAGAATTAAAAGAGTGGTTTAATGAAGGTTTAGTGACTTATGAAGAAGCTTGGGAACTGACAGGTAAAATTAACGATGCAAAATCAATTGATGAATTAAAAGCATTAGGGTTCTTAAAAGAAACTGAAGAAGTAGTAGAAAATAAGAGTACAATAACAGTTAAATATGTAGACCAAGATGGAAAAGAAATAAAAGAAGCTGACACGTTAACAAAAGAAAAAGGAACAAAACATACATTTAAAGCAGCAGAAATTTCAAGATATGAATTACAAGGTCCATCAAGTTTAGAAGTAGAATTTAGTGATGTGCCACAAACAATTACATTTACATACAAAGCAATTGAAGAAGTAAAGGAAACAGAAAGCACAGTAACAGTGAAGTATGTAGACCAAGATGGAAAAGAAATAAAAGAAGCTGACACGTTAACAAAAGAAATTGGAGCAAAACATACGTTTAAAGCAGCAGAAATTGCTGGCTATGTAGTAGAAGGCCCATCAAGCTTAGATGTAGAGTTTAGTGATTCACCACAAACAATTACATTTACTTACAAAGCTGTTGAAGAAGCAAAAGAAACAGAAAGTACAGTAACAGTGAAACATGTAGATCAAGCTGGAAAAGAAATAAAAGCAGCAGATACGTTAACAAAAGAAATTGGAACAAAACATACGTTTAAAGCAGCAGAAATTGCTGGCTATGTAGTAGAAGGCCCATCAAGTTTAGATGTAGAATTTAGTGATTCACCACAAACAATTACATTTACTTACAAATCTGTTGAAGAAGCAAAAGAAACAGAAAGTACAGTAACAGTGAAGTATGTAGACCAAGCTGGAAAAGAAATAAAAGCAGCAGATACGTTAACAAAAGAAATTGGGGCAAAACATACATTTAAGGCAGCAGAAATTGCTGGCTATGTAGTAGAAGGTCCATCAAGCTTAGATGTAGAGTTTAGTGACTCACCACAAACAATTACATTTACATACAAATCTGTTGAAGAAGCAAAAGAAAATCAAAGTACTATCACAGTTAAATATGTAGATAAATCTGGAAAAGAGATTAAAGAATCAGAAAGCTTAACAAAAGAAATTGGGACAAAACATACATTTAAAGCAGCTAAAATTAAAGGGTATAAATTAGTTAGTCCAGAATCATTAGAGTTAACGTTCTCAGACGGCCCTCAAAATGTAGAATTTGTTTATGAGAAAGATAATACTAACTCAAATAATAATAACAACAACAATAATAACTCAAATAACAATAATAACTCAAATAACAATAATAATAGCAAGGGCAAACCTGTAGCAACTACTAACAAAAAATCTTCATTACCTCAAACTGGTGAAGAAGTAAATACTGGAGCAGTTACTGGTGGATTATTATCAATGTTAACAGCTGCATTTGTATTTTTCAGAAAAAAAAGATAGGACTGTAGTACTTCATGAGATTAGAAAATCAATTAGAAAATAGAAAAAAGAAGAATACTCGACTGTTTGTTGTTGTAGCTGTCGTTATATTGGTTGTTAGTTGGTTTGGCTATCAACAATTAAATAATAAGGCTACCTCAAAAGAACCTACCACGGCTTCTATTAGTAAAAAAGAAGAAATGGAGAATTCTGGTAAAATAACTAGAGAGGCAATGAACGGTGTAGCTGGATTGTATTCTAATCTTAAAGATAATGAAGTTAGAACAGATATTAAAGATTCCGAGTTTAAAAAAGTTGAAACAGATGTTGGAAAACTTGAAGACGGGAAATTAAAAACTGAACTAACTAAACAGCTAAAAGAAGTAAAAAAAAGTATGGAAGATACTAAAAAAAATAACAATTAGAAGTTAGAGTTATTTATATTTTTAGGTTGAATGAAGGCAAATATGTTATCAAGTAAAGATAACATATTTGCTTTTTTGTGTTAATAAAAAATGCCAAAGTATCAATTAGAGATACTTTGGCATTTTTGAAAATTAAATTTCTTTTTTATGAGCTTCGAAACCTTGATTATTCCAAAAATCAGAGTTTAGTTGTGTGTTTAAGTGCATTAATGTTGTTCCAGTTTCTTGTGCTGTTTTCTCAAGTGAAAGATACAATGTTTCTGGTAAATTATTTGTTTGATAGTCTTCTGATAAAATGAACTGATGAATATAAGAACTTTGTGCAGCTGGATAATCTTCAATTAAATCAATAGCACCAATAAGTGTGTCGTTGTCAAAAATACCGTATAAGTACTTACTATCTTTTGAGCGTGGCTCAGGGATAAAAGATGTAATAGTGTCACGACTTACGGAAAAAGGTGTCAGTAATGTTTCAAGTTGCTCTAAATCGTCAGTAGTTGTTAATAGTTTAATATGGATTGTTGGAAACTTCGGGTGTGTAAAATCTTTCATGTAAGAAAACTCCTTTATAATTTATCCACCTTTATATGGATCAGTTACTTATAGAATACCTTAAAACTAAGTAAAAAAACAGACTAAAATCGAGATGTTTTTTTACTTCTAGAAGAACGGGTCATTCCTTCTGTTGGCTTATCTTCCTTTTCATCTTTGATTCGTAATTGAATCGTATAAGGCTCTTTATAGGTAATACCATCTACTTGATAAGTACCTCCTAAAACAAAGACACCTAAGGGAACCAAACTGTCAGCGTCATCTAATAATTCTATTTTAGCTACCTCTTTCATATCATTATAGCTACTACCAATAAATAGAGACTGCTTTCTGATTTTATAAAAAGGAATCAATTCGTACTTATCAATCAAGTAATCATTTTTTGATAAATCTTGTACAGTGATTACTTTTTGTTCGATTAATTCGTCGACGACCTGTTCAATAATAATATGGCTGTTTTCATTAAAAATCAAAGGTAATTTTTTACCTTGAATACCGTGAGCTGCTGTTCCTTTAATTTCCACTGTATGGTCAGCATCAAAGGTAACATCCTCAGGTACGATATCTTCAATCATATTAGTGACATCCCACTTAACTTTTTTATTTTTAAAGTAATAAACAAAGTTAAGAATAATAAAATAAGTTAGAACAATAAAAATAATTAAATAAATGGACCCCTTAAAGTAATTTTTATTTGAGAAGTAGCCTCGAACAATTCTTAAAATGTAAAGAGTTGGGAAAACACTCACGACAGTCATAATTTTATTCTGCAAGCGAGGGTTAATATTTAAATAATTCAAAAATTTACCTATATTCGTTAATAGCAATGCAATAAGAGCTTCCATTAGTTATCTCCTCCTTCAGGTGTTTTCTTAGAAGGTGTTTGATCTTGTTCAGGTGATTCATCTACCTGTGGTGCCTGACTATCTTGGTTTGGCTCTTGAGAGCTAGATGGAGTGGTAGCAGGTACTTCGACACTACTATTAGGTTTATTATCATTATTTTGATTTGTATCTTGTGTCTGCTGTGTAATAGGTTCTTTTGATTCTATAATGTCTTGTTCAGGTTTTTTTTCTGTTTTTTGTTTCTCGTTTGCTTCTTCCGTTGTAACTGTGGTTTTATTATTTGTTTTGTTTTTATCTGTTGAAGGGGTTGTTTGTTCTGTTTTTTCAGGTTTAGGGCTTTTATAATTATTGCTATCTAAAACGACGGTAGTAGCGCTAATACCTGTTGAAATACTAAGAATAGCAATTGGTTTTAAAAATGGGGCAACAATTTTCTTTTTTGACATCGATGTTCTCTCCTTTTCAGAAAATTTACCTTTAAACATTCTATCATGAAAAAGTGAAAAAACAGTGTTTTCTAAAGGAAAATTAAGAAAAAAGAAAAATATTTTGAAAAACTCAACTTGACTGAATGAAAAAAATAGATTAAATTATGAATATGTTCATGAATAAGTTCATTTTAAAAGAGGTGGAAATTTTGGGAGTAAGAGAAACTAAGAAAAAAGAATTACAAGAGAAGATTTTAAAAGCGGCTAAGGAATTATTCTTGGAAGAAGAATTTGATCAAGTAACTATGAGTAAAATAGCTAAGAGAGCAGGTGTAGGCTTAGGGACAGCTTATAATTACTATGCATCAAAAGAAGAATTGTATTTAGTAGCAGGAGGAACAGCCTATATTTTAGGAGCAGAATCAGATATAGACAGTATGCCTGATTCTGTTGAAGAATTGATTGATATAATTGTGGATGAAATGAAAAAAATGACTACTATTGAAAAAAGTTCATGGCGAGTTTCGTTGTCTTCATTAACAAAAGCAGCTGAAAAGAAACCGGCACTTTTTTTAGAATTAGTTGAGATAGATCATTTATTTATAGAAAAGGTTAAAGTAGTGATTAATAAACTACAAACTAAGGGTGATATAAAAGCAGACGTTTCTGTTTCACTGCTAGTAGAACTAATTTATGATGCTATTTTTACTAGTCTACTATTTTATTTTTATAATGAAGAAGAAACAGTGGAAGAATTATTTAATAAAATATCAGATAAATTATTAATGTTATTAAAAGCTTAGGAGAAAGGGGTTCTCAAGAGATGGATATAAAGAAAATTTTGAAAGAAAAAAAGATCATTACTAGTTTTATCTTACTAGCAATGCTTGTAGAAGTCTGGATTTTATTCACTTTTTCAGAGAGAAACTATGAACGAGTATTATTCTTTATAGCTTTGTTCATTTATCAAGTTAGATTTATCTATTTAATCTGGTTTTTAAAGCCAAATCGATTAACATTTCAAGCATCCAGTAGTCAGAAAAAACCATTTTTAATGGATTACACACTAAATTCATTATTTTTTATTGTATTTCCATTTGGATATACATTTTTACATGAAACCTTCTTCGTTAAGTGGAATTTAGGTGGTAAGTGGCAACTCTTTTTCTTTTGTTTATATATTATTGGGACGTTTATAACGATGTTTTCAGAGTATCAAAGAAAGAAAATAAAA harbors:
- a CDS encoding response regulator transcription factor, with amino-acid sequence MNLLIIDDEPIFSKGFKKVIEKNTTLFTSIFIAATAKDVLTLIDEKEKIDVFFVDINLPDMNGLDLIKKIKVIYPESLIVVISGYNDFNYARQAIHLKVFDYLLKPLAPSDVKHLLHKIEEELTSEKRISKNEELPLVSPLCVSVINIIKEHYANKDLNLTNVSNQLFVDSSYLSKQMKKYTGKSFNDYLTHYRIEKAKELLSQTVIHYNIQEIGERVGYPNPHYFSRLFKQHTQLTPSQFRTNFYQ
- a CDS encoding sensor histidine kinase, whose protein sequence is MKTIKKKVFLSLSLVFIFLFLILFTAIHYEITRSLLPVNSQMTQQTVDNKAREINAWFSERISEVATLADYSSRHHLSKDELFQETKALENRQSGIYESIRLVSEDGTSYSWITPSFLITDRPYFQKIKNTSLEYTISNALHSKEAKQDIIIILYRLPHVTSDNIAYIAAAVNVNKMQEMAEEIEIYDGTGTLVNQHDERAQSTNQLLSFKSSLPLLPEWQLVYQTTQKNLLRTGIHVQKIMIWLFLILAGTIFIFFLFQLDAFIKPIEALNKTMKRVGKGDQNIRSTITRNDEIGELSDEFNQMLQELYRFEEESIARNVRLLQEQVKPHFLYNTLNAVQWLAQTGELEKMEEMIEALSTYFRVGLNNGDTWSTFFNETEHLKSYLTIQNIRYEKNIELIVDYQDELNDLKLPNFILQPLVENAIYHGIRPLSTDKQRISLIAFDESDTTIIQIRNTGIMPSEEKILEISQFLEKDDSQKDLVGFGLYGVYTQLMYAFSNQINMRFFVENEECVVQIILPKGEFQNESTHY
- a CDS encoding flavocytochrome c, which gives rise to MKKFARSLTTILALGLLASCGAKSSTGDGTYEGKGNGKHGDIKVEVTLKDSKIDKIKVKEHGENKVLAEPVYDELQETIVAKNSPEVDVVTGSTATSEGYIEAVEDAIKKAGVTLVASKNTGKKQEKEKELQEFDVVVVGSGGAGFSAAIEAKEAGKSVVIIEKMPAVGGNTLISGAEMNVPNNWVQKKLGIKGDSPEKMAEDTIKGGDKLGDPHMIEVMTKNALPAAEWLKDDIKVEFLDDQLFQFGGHSYKRALIPKGHTGQEVITKFRAKADELKIPIKLNTTATELIQDDNKKVTGVKATNKKDQTISYMAKDGVVLTTGGFGSNVEMRKKYNKKMDESYMSTVTEGSTGDGIVMAEKIGADLTNMDSIQTYPICNPKTGVISLLADTRFDGAILVNQEGKRFVEELERRDVISNAILEQTGGYTYQLWNDKINDISGTMEVHEAEYNELLKQKMIVKADTLEEAAKFFDIDVKNLEETVKKVNQYAKEGKDKDFNHRGKLVSLDKGPYYIEKAVPSVHHTMGGLVINDKTEVLDKDGKAIDGLYAAGELTGVIHGSNRLGGNAITDIIVFGRIAGQEVAK
- a CDS encoding IS256 family transposase produces the protein MTNFTTEIMETLINKGDLDDLFRRHLELAINTLLQAELTAFLDYEKYDRTGFNSGNSRNGNYSRSFKTEYGELNLAIPRDRNGEFSQQTLPAYKRSNDSLETTIIQLFQKGITMSEISELIEKMYGHYYTPQTISNITQIVSEDVVAFKERSLESQYSIIFMDATHIPLKRQTVSKEAVYIVIGIRLDGTKEVLGFSIAPTESSYVWKEILQDLKDRGLEEVLLVVTDGLSGIDDSIHSIYPNAQFQQCCVHISRNIAHKVRVSDRQEVCNDFKLVYQAASKEEAMNQISFMIDKWKKQYPRVVKLLMNPAILTFYNFPPSIRRTIYSTNLIEGFNKQLKKYTKRKEQFPNEESLERFLVSQFNNYNQKFLCRIHKGFKEIQDTLESMF
- a CDS encoding DUF3290 domain-containing protein; the protein is MEFYTYQYFVNQSGQSHLMKYIIFVSLLALLLLVILKKFRSRDKMKYRDLIILVSLAIVFMAGMQVNEYEVGKNDRNNSFQMVNFLDNISENQKKEPKELAVNSKYVKDEMLIKIDNTYYQINMNADLSSFKLEETYLLNVDQVKMVEE